Part of the Quercus lobata isolate SW786 chromosome 6, ValleyOak3.0 Primary Assembly, whole genome shotgun sequence genome, GTttgcttttgttatttttattattttttgttagaatGGAATCCTCATTGCCATGTTTCTTAGCTGTtcccactaaatttttttttgactgaaaatTTTATTCCCAAATTTCTAAATCTCAATCTGTCTTGAAAAGTTTTGGTGGTACtgtctttgttttttaaattaaatggtTAGTTAGTTTTTTATATCCACTGATGATAAATTAAATGTCTTTTCAAAACAATTGCAGTGGCTGCCTCAGTGCTCTGCCTTCCTTGGTTGCAATTGCTATTGCTGCTTTAGTCTCTCCTTGAATGCTGGAGGTGTTCATccctatataatatataagttTAAACTCCTCtaaattgttttatttcttCACATTTTGTTACAAATAAATTTGCGATTCAAAGAATTTTCTAATGTTTGGTATTGAGCACATTAATTTCTTACTCTAAGATCGGATGTTGATGCATTTACAATATTATTGTTGATGATGACAAATCCAAAGGCTTGTTTCTCAAAACATTCGCAGTGGCCGCCTAAGAGCTTTCGCCTTTGCCGGGCTTGAGAGCTTGTGCTGTTCAATCCTTCCTTGGATGTCTGAAACACATTTCTCTTTTATAAACTACATTGATGTTATGTATTTTGTCAGACTAATCATTCAATTATTGTACatattgttttgtttcatttagTAGAAATCCTATTTGTTGGCTTTGTAAATAAAACAAGTTCTGCAGCCATTCTTTCTGCTCTCTTTTTTCCATGTACAGTATTTGGTGTGGAGATGGCTAGGAAATTAGGAGAGGCTAAGTGTTGCCCTGCTGCTGCTTGGAAATTTTATTGAACCAATTGTTGGACTACTAACACTGTAACTTTGTTGTTGGCTGTGGCAACTTGAGGCACTCTGTTGGAGGGTCAAAGAGTTGTAGATTGCATTTGCTTGTAGAATCAATGGGTATCGATTCTGTTGTAGGTGTGTCAGATATGTTATTCACTTGTTCCTTAGTGTCCATGGGCTAAATTCTAAAATAGTTGTGAAATATTATGCAACCTTAATATGCTATTAGAGCTTTGTGATTCAGTCACCTCagtatgagaaaaagaaaagatgcaGACTTACAGTACgggtatatttttttcttcgaATTTTGATGTATTTTCTTGTCCAAATCGTGGAGAGTCCAACAAACTTGCCACACTGGacttattgttattatttgatGCTTCCGGTGGTGACCATCCGTAAAATTCAACTAGTGTGAAATATGACAAGAAGGTTGAGCAAGGACCTTAGTtgatataaattttagttgataGGTTTTTTCTACTTTAAATGATAATttcttgtttaaaaataaagtagATCAACAAGGGACTGAAAGAGTAGAACATTGAATTTATTAGTTCCCGGGTGTTTGAATACTTATTTAGGTTTGACATTGAATTTAGTTCCTGGGTGTTTGAATGCATTGGTGTTTCAACCAGTATCGTTGCTGAGTTTTGGGCTTTAAGAGGTGGGCTTGTCTAGCTTCCCAGCTTGGTATCACCCAATTACTCGTGGAACTGGATGCAAAAACTATTGTCGACCTTAAGAAATCCTCTTAACAGATCATACTCTTCATTGCTGACTGACTGCAGGTATCTCCTAGGCCAATTCCATCGAATCATGATCAGCCATGTGTATTGGGAGGGGAGGCGAATAATGTGCGGACaatcttctgcttcctttttggggattttgttgtTCTAGAAACTCCTCCCACTGATGCTTTATGTGTAATTTTGAATTCGGATACCTCTGGATTGTACTCCCTAAGGCTTTCAGCCATTATTTTGTCATTTATGGCTAGTTGATTTCAATGCATTTtccatttaaccaaaaaaaaaaaaaaaggtttgccACTTGGCTTATGAGCAAATTAAATGAAGTAATGATTTTTTAGGGAGTGCAAAAACGGTTGTATTGTAAATGTAAATGAATTGAGCTCTTCGACTAACTACTttctaaagtttaggaatgacaaacaagtttttttgtaaagtttaggggctaaaatagtattttatcttttttaagaCGAAGAATAGATATACTCACGTGcacattttttttgtgtgaacaATGCAAAGTTGgtgaatctaattttttataaatttataaacaaaattcatTGAATCTAATCATTTCAAATAGTACAATTTCAACTACAGTTTAGTtcataattatgaaaaaaagaataaagttaATTGTTCAAACTTGCGaattaagggtgtgtttgatAGAGTGAATTTTAGtgaggatgaaaaaaaaaaaggagagaaaataaggatggaaaattttttgaaaaatgtttagTTGGGAGggggagaggaaaaaaacaaaagggtaaAGGTCCATGAGAAAGTTCTCCCTAAAATGAGAGTTGGGAAAGTTTGATTTATTAATTTGACCAAAATGCCATGCTTAAGTATATTGGCcatcttttgtttttcctcctgggggttgctttttttttttttttgggtgtggcGTAACAgtctttgtctttgttttttttaagtagaagtgatttttatttatttttttatttttttatttataataaatttggatgatttttttttttggtttgttacttttttaattttaattgggcattattttttaataaggatacatcagtaaatttatacaaacttatttttttcatcatttcacttttttacttccaaccaaacaaaaatgagggaaattaaaatcttttctattctcCCACTTTTTCAACCCTCCAACCAAATGGATCCTACATATTTTGtgaacaaaatcaaattttgacaaaaaattaattcaaacttGAGCATAATGATAAATTTGAGCTCAACCTacctctaaaataaaattagatgaaTAATCTTGAACTTTTGATATGCATATTGGGAGAACAAAAGTGTTTCTAttatcctttcattttttttttttttttggaaggctCCTAATCTTGCATAGCTGAAAATCATTTTTCTAACGAAAATTATATGGAGGATTGACCAATTTCACCCCTactcaaattatttttgttgccCACAAGTAACAACAAGTAATAACTTACTTACTTTGTGTAAACCGGATTTCAATTCTTCCTtacgctttgtttgttttgaagaaaaattacgtgtaaatatagtttttgtgtgtgtattttttagtatttagtAGCATAAAAAAAGGAGGGAAGTTAGAAGATTAATTTTCAACTAATTTAAAGTTGCTAccaatcatcaaaaaaaaagatattattataaaaaaaaatattttttaaataactcattttcttaaaaacattattgttgaaattaattatatttaaattcatTTAGAAAACATTATCGGCCgaaattaatcaaatttaaaTTCATGATCATGAGTACTAATCCGACGGTGCTAAAAGCATGAGAAATAAGTGGTCTCATATGACCTAACTACCCCTCCGAATACTCACGAACTACTAACGTACCTAGTGTTTCCTCACTTCGGAGATTGCGAGGAAAAGTAAACAGAAAGACACCCACAAACGCACAGAGCTATAGAGCACGAGAGTGAgtgagagcgagagagagacaGACAACAATGTTGTGTGGTTTGAAATTAGAGCTCGCTAACGTTGTCGCAAAAAACCCAAACTACAAAAAATACAGCCTCCCCATTAACATCGACTCCCGCCGTAAAAACTACAATCTCATGAGACGACCTCTCCAACTGTCTCTGTCGGTCGTACAATCACAGTACAATGCAACCGCAGCATCTGAGCCGTCAATTTCCTCTCATTACACATCAACCGTCGGATCCTCTTCTCTTCAGCTCCCTCAGTGGAACCTCACCAACCGTCACATCGTCATGCTCCAAGTCATTGCTTGCGCggtatttactttttttattttttattttttatttttaattttaaatttcaactaaattgAAACAAGTTAGACAATTTTTACTTGAATTCACTTAGATGATTTAAGTTTTGTTGTTCAATTAATTACATGATGGGACAATTATTTCAagtttgtgtgaaaaaaaaaaatgattgttttgaatcttttgattctttatGTGCCATTAGACCacacaacaaataaatttatgaatgaTTTGTTTGTTTCGTGTTTAAAAGTTGACGCGTTAGTTTGTAATAAGGCTTATATAGCAAAATTTGTAGTAGTTGAAGTATCACTCtatgtttaaaaagaaaatttcaaaggGAAGTCTTATTTTTAACGTGGAAAGGACATTGGAggatgaattttatattaaaatttgcaGTTACACCAAATGAAAAAAGGGATAGAGTAAGACTGTGTGAGAATTGAGGGCTCTGTAGATTATGGTTATGCGTTTTTAATGTATATtggtatgaaatttttttccttttgatgatttcattttcttcgaAACAAAATGAAGTTTTGGTTTGGATGGAGCTAtgtttttttaagagaattgtTAGTTATCTCAATTTGGTGTTTTTGGTGATAGTATGTGGTGGATTCTAATAGATGTGCATTTCGCATGTAGGTTGCAGTTTCAGCAACTTGGCTCTTTTTCTCTGCAATACCAACTCTTCTGGTGCGTGATGAAATATTTACTTCTTTTATACATATTGTGTTCACTTTTCTTGATAGTTATATATTTGATGTTCAATGTGGCATATGGAAGGCTTTCAAGAGAGCAGCAGAATCACTAGAAAAGCTGATGGATGTTACAAGAGAAGAGCTCCCTGACACAATGGCTGCTGTTCGGTTGTCTGGCATGGAGATTAGTGACCTTACTATGGAGCTCAGTGATTTAGGGTTAGTATCATTGATAAAGAGCTCTTTTGCTAATCATTTTAGCCTTTATTTTGTATATCACGTTGCAGACCCATTCGTTTGTTGTTTAGCCAGGAGATTAACCAAGGTGTTAAAAGCTCCACTCGAGCTGTTCGCTTAGCTGAAGAGAGGTTGCGTCGGTTAACAGACATGGCTCCAGCAGGTTATCTATGTCTTCTGTAGCATTTCATGGTTTAATCCGACTTCATTGAATTGATTTGGAGCAATGAATTTTATCTCATCTTTACTTGATTAGCTTCGGTGCAGGAGGTAGCCAGCCCGAAAACTAAGACAACAGTGCCAGTGTTGGCTAGAACTGCAAGGGGCATAAGGGAGGGAGTCGTGAAGGGTCGTTCAATCCTGCAAATATTTTTCACCCTTGTCCGATTTTCTAGGTTGGCCCTCAACTATTTCACTAAGCGAGCTAAGCGGTAAACCATAAGACAAATGAGCTTGATGGTGAAAATCGTCAAATATGTTGTGTacatatttttcattctttcttcttctgatTTTCCCtcaatcttaattaaaaaaaatatccagCTAGTATCATCATTGAGGCTTTACTTTTCAGTGTGTTGAGTTATGGACCTACTAGGTAACAAGGGCAGATagtttttcacttttctttatTTGCTGTTGTTAATTGCAAGTGGTTTGTTGTAGCCTTGTCAATATGTGTACCTAGATTGTTTGAGCTTTCTGTGAACTTTTTGTGGACAAAGATTTGCTTTAGTTTCTTCACAATCAAGTTATCTTTAGCctgattaactttttttttttaaattatctatagaATCACTGGAAGTAAGCATATTAAACGTAATTAAATTCCTTGGTAGACTGGTCAGTGATCTTCAGCTTTAGGTAGTAATGGCACTTAATGTGTCATCATGTATACAACAAGCTTAGGCCTATGGATCTAGATTCACTTTTTATAATGAAAACATGACTAAATCTATCTGAGGTTGAAAAAACTAAAACCTGTTATATTGCAGTCACTTAGGTTACTATTACATATGTGTAGATAAGTAACCTTGTAGTGTTATGATCCGAGTGTCCTACATGGATTAAGTGTTAGcttaaccatgtgtttataagctcttgggTACCCTCCCCCTTGCAAGCTGGTTTTTTAGGGTGAGTTTTACCCATGGGTTCCTAACATTTGATATCAGAGCTAGACAACATGTCAAGTAATCAGACATAGCTCATTGAGGATAGGATCAAATGAGTTGCGGCTTTGTGGTTGGGTCTCAGAGGGGGTGACCTAGAGGCTAGATTAAAATGGCTTACTAAGTCATTGAATAATTGATAGGTGAGTGGAGCcgccaaaaaaagagaaagcgCTACCATCGGGTTAGTGTAGATTTATTATTGTTGTCATTGTTGAATCTGCAATGTCCAGTTTTGTGTGATTTGAGCCTAACAAGGTGTTTTAGCTATTTGGCAGTTGTGTTGGGAAATTGACTACCAAAACCTCATTTGTACTTTGGAAAAGGCAATAGAATTTCAA contains:
- the LOC115950984 gene encoding uncharacterized protein LOC115950984 isoform X1, with the translated sequence MLCGLKLELANVVAKNPNYKKYSLPINIDSRRKNYNLMRRPLQLSLSVVQSQYNATAASEPSISSHYTSTVGSSSLQLPQWNLTNRHIVMLQVIACAVAVSATWLFFSAIPTLLAFKRAAESLEKLMDVTREELPDTMAAVRLSGMEISDLTMELSDLGQEINQGVKSSTRAVRLAEERLRRLTDMAPAASVQEVASPKTKTTVPVLARTARGIREGVVKGRSILQIFFTLVRFSRLALNYFTKRAKR
- the LOC115950984 gene encoding uncharacterized protein LOC115950984 isoform X2: MLCGLKLELANVVAKNPNYKKYSLPINIDSRRKNYNLMRRPLQLSLSVVQSQYNATAASEPSISSHYTSTVGSSSLQLPQWNLTNRHIVMLQVIACAVAVSATWLFFSAIPTLLAFKRAAESLEKLMDVTREELPDTMAAVRLSGMEISDLTMELSDLGQEINQGVKSSTRAVRLAEERLRRLTDMAPAGGSQPEN